A genomic window from Pyxicephalus adspersus chromosome 2, UCB_Pads_2.0, whole genome shotgun sequence includes:
- the LOC140322105 gene encoding CD276 antigen homolog, producing the protein MIISGFVGEDVILPCFFRPNEKLSHSSLNILWRLKSGNIRVHIFLNGIFEKQFQDKKFSERTKLFKEEFPKGNASLLLKDIQVSDAGIYECSVIITEYTLQNVELIVKEKTYGYTNESSIITISLPVVIFCILAGLCILLRGRKRSRGCADMLSTPSPESKKSK; encoded by the exons ATGATAATCTCAGGATTTGTAGGTGAAGATGTGATCCTGCCTTGCTTCTTTCGTCCTAATGAGAAACTTTCTCACTCATCGCTTAATATTTTGTGGAGACTCAAAAGTGGAAACATTCGTGTACATATTTTCTTGAATGGGATATTTGAAAAGCAATTTCAGGATAAAAAGTTTAGTGAACGCACAAAGCTTTTTAAAGAGGAGTTTCCAAAGGGAAATGCGTCCCTGTTACTAAAAGATATTCAAGTATCTGATGCTGGCATTTATGAATGTTCTGTAATCATCACTGAGTATACATTACAGAATGTGGAGCTCATTGTCAAAG AAAAGACATACGGATACACAAACGAAAgttcaataattactatatccctgCCTGTGGTCATTTTCTGCATCTTAGCTGGATTATGCATTCTTCTAAGGGGAAGGAAGAGAAGCAGAGGATGTGCAG ATATGTTGAGTACACCATCACCAGAATCCAAAAAGTCAAAGTGA